The Lutibacter profundi region GAATGCTTTATTTGACTTTTTAGCTAAATATTTAATAACTTCCGTACTTCTATCGTTAATAGGTTTTCCGCTCAATCCTCCATTTCCTATTTTTTCTAATTCCCTTTCTGAAATTTTTAATCCTTCTCTATGCACCGATGTATTTGAAGCTATAACACCATCAATTTTGGTTTTTATAACCACTGCAATAATTTCATCCAATTGAATTTTATTTAAATCTGGTGCAATTTTTAATAAAATTGGTTTTTGCTGCTGAAACTTTTTATTTTCTTCCTGAATAGCTGTAATAAGTTCAATTAAATAATCCTTATCATTTAATTTAGCATGACTATTTACGTTTGGACAGCTAATATTCAATACAAAATAGTCTACATAAGGGTGTAATTCTTGAAAACACGTTAAGTAATCTTCTGTATAATTAGTAGGTAAAGTAGTTGTATTTTTGCCAATATTCCCACCAATTATTATTTTTCCTTTGTTCTTTTTTAAATTTTTAACAGCTGCGAAAACGCCTTTATTATTAAATCCCATTCGGTTTACAATAGCCTTATCCGCTTTCAGCCTAAACAATCTCTTTTTAGGGTTTCCTTCTTGTAATTTTGGAGTTACTGTACCAATTTCAATAAATCCAAAACCAAAATTTGCGAATTCATTATATAAAATTGCATTTTTGTCAAACCCTGCTGCTAACCCTACAGGGTTTTTAAATGTTAAACCAAATAAATTTCTCTCTAGCCTTTTATCTTCAACGGTATATATTTTTCTTATAAAAAATGAAATTCCCGGAATTTTAAAAAGGTTTTTTATAAGAACAAAAGTAAAATGATGAACTTTTTCAGGATCAAATAAAAAAAATAACGGACGAATAATTCGTTTATACATTGAATTTAATTTCTGTAAAAATAAAAAATACTTTCATCTAAAAACAATACTTATAGTATAAACCTTTTAAAATACCAATTATTTTTTTGTGTAGGTATTAATTATAGAGTTATTGACACTTACATTTCCTATATGTTTTACTCTCTAATTTGCATATACGATTTAGGGTGCAAACAAGCTGGACAACTTCTAATGCTCTTTTACTTTCATAAACATATCCACAATTAATACATTTCCTCCAAACTTTTTCATCTTTTATAAATACGTTGTCTTCCGAAATATTTTGAAGTAATTTTAAATATATCCTTTCATGTTCAGCCTCAACGCTGGCAATTATTCTATGGGCGATTAATGACCTATTAACTATTATTTCTGAAAAACTTTTTAGCGTAAAGTAGCACCTATATTTTTTTCAAATGTAAGTTGTAGCTTTTGCATTATTTTGTCTATCTGCTTATCGTTTAATGTTTTATTATTATCTTGAATTAAAAAGCTAACAGCATATGATTTTTTCCCTTTTTCTAAGTTATCACCTTCATAAACATCAAATAAATCAACTTCTTTTAAAAAGTTTTTTTCAGCCTGAAAAGCCAAGTTATAAATCTCATCAAAAGTTACTTTTTCATCTACTAATAAAGCAAAATCTCTCTTAACTGCTTGAAATTTTGATAATTCTGAAACTTTCACCTTCGATTTACCTCCAATTTTTAATATATTTTCCCAATTAAAATCTGCAAATAAAACTTCTTGTTTTATATCAAATTCTTTTAAAATAGAAAATTTAACAACCCCTAAATCTACTAATTTAGTTTTGCCCAAACTCAATGTAATTCCTTCTGAAAAGACATCATTTTTAGTTAGTGTTGTTTTTGTTTTTTGAATACCCAAGCGTTGTAACAACGCTGAAACAACACCTTTGAGATAGAAAAAATCTGATTTTTTCTGAGTTATATTCCAACCATTCTTTGTTCTTTTACCAGTTATAAAAAGTGTTAAGTGTTTTTGCTCATTGTAACCACTTTCAAAGTGGTGATATGTTTTGCCAAATTCAAAGAATTTTAATGAGTTATTTTTTCTGTTAATATTGTAAATAACAGACTCTAACCCACTGAATAATAACGACTGACGCATTACACCTAAATCACTACTTAAAGGATTCAGCATAACTACATTGTGTTCTTCTTTTAGCATTTCACTTAACGAAATATAATCTGATTTTGTTAAAGAATTAGCCATAGTTTCATTAAACCCTTGAGAAATTAATTGCGTAGCAACAATATTTTCAATCTTCACATTATTAAAATCAGAAAAAGAAATAGAGGTATTTAACTTGTGTGAAAACTCTACATTATTGTAGCCATACACGCGCAATATTTCTTCAATTACATCGGCTTCTCTAGTAACATCTACTCTGTAAGAAGGGACTGTTAATCCTATACCACCATCTGTAACACTATTAAATTTAATATCTAATGATGCTAAAATATTTTTCACTGTTTCTCTTGGTATTTTTGCTCCAATTAACCGATCCATTTTTTCATAAGATAAAAATACTTGGTGATCTTCAATTTTAGTAGGATATAAATCTACAATCTCTGAAGATACTTTACCTCCTGCAACCTCTAAAATTAAGTTTGTAGCACGTTTTAAAGCGTATTTGGCAATATTTGGATCAATTCCTCTTTCAAATCTAAAAGAGGCATCTGTATTTAAAGCATGCCTTTTTGCTGTTTTTCGGATTGTAACTGGGTTAAAGTAGGCACTTTCTAAAAAAATTGAGGCAGTATTATTTGTAACTCCAGAATCAATCCCTCCAAAAACACCTGCAATACATAAAGGTTCTTCATTTCCGTTACAAATCATTAAATCTTCTTCATGTAACAAACGTTCAA contains the following coding sequences:
- a CDS encoding quinone-dependent dihydroorotate dehydrogenase: MYKRIIRPLFFLFDPEKVHHFTFVLIKNLFKIPGISFFIRKIYTVEDKRLERNLFGLTFKNPVGLAAGFDKNAILYNEFANFGFGFIEIGTVTPKLQEGNPKKRLFRLKADKAIVNRMGFNNKGVFAAVKNLKKNKGKIIIGGNIGKNTTTLPTNYTEDYLTCFQELHPYVDYFVLNISCPNVNSHAKLNDKDYLIELITAIQEENKKFQQQKPILLKIAPDLNKIQLDEIIAVVIKTKIDGVIASNTSVHREGLKISERELEKIGNGGLSGKPINDRSTEVIKYLAKKSNKAFPIIGVGGIHSAEDALEKLNAGADLIQIFTGFIYEGPVLIKQINKAILKREMLKEIKN
- the pheT gene encoding phenylalanine--tRNA ligase subunit beta, translating into MKISYNWLKQFLKVDWEAEKTGELLTDLGLEVEGIETVESIKGSLEGVVIGKILTCNQHPNADRLKVTTVDLGNGEPVQIVCGAPNVAAGQTVPVVTIGSTLYDAKGKGFKIKKGKIRGEESLGMICAEDELGLGSSHEGILVLDDAIEAGTKAAEVFNIESDEVFEIGLTPNRADAMSHFGVARDLRAGLLHKEIALELISPSVSDFRVDDRTLKFDVEVENIDKAPRYVGITISDLTVKDSPKWLQTKLKAIGLTPINNVVDVTNYVLHELGQPLHAFDASKVKGNKIIVKTLSNGTKFTTLDGVERLLHEEDLMICNGNEEPLCIAGVFGGIDSGVTNNTASIFLESAYFNPVTIRKTAKRHALNTDASFRFERGIDPNIAKYALKRATNLILEVAGGKVSSEIVDLYPTKIEDHQVFLSYEKMDRLIGAKIPRETVKNILASLDIKFNSVTDGGIGLTVPSYRVDVTREADVIEEILRVYGYNNVEFSHKLNTSISFSDFNNVKIENIVATQLISQGFNETMANSLTKSDYISLSEMLKEEHNVVMLNPLSSDLGVMRQSLLFSGLESVIYNINRKNNSLKFFEFGKTYHHFESGYNEQKHLTLFITGKRTKNGWNITQKKSDFFYLKGVVSALLQRLGIQKTKTTLTKNDVFSEGITLSLGKTKLVDLGVVKFSILKEFDIKQEVLFADFNWENILKIGGKSKVKVSELSKFQAVKRDFALLVDEKVTFDEIYNLAFQAEKNFLKEVDLFDVYEGDNLEKGKKSYAVSFLIQDNNKTLNDKQIDKIMQKLQLTFEKNIGATLR